One window of the Trifolium pratense cultivar HEN17-A07 linkage group LG2, ARS_RC_1.1, whole genome shotgun sequence genome contains the following:
- the LOC123908198 gene encoding TBC1 domain family member 5-like has protein sequence MPPALLDPPLSETSLVPYLISGTISQEPVPESRLFEDLRGLRWRINLGVLPPCSSLTSIDDLRRATANSRRRYASLRGQLLVDPHITKDGSSSPPNLVMDNPLSQNPNSTWGRFFQNAELERMVDQDLSRLYPEHGFYFQTKGCQGILRRILLLWCLKHPECGYRQGMHELLAPLFYVLQDDVEHHSEVRKLHEDHFTDRFDGLFCQENDISYSFDFIKSPDLLNDEIDSHGEGVKIKSLDELDPKIQTIVLLSDAYGAEGELGIVLSEKFIEHDAYCMFEALMNGARGSVAMADFFSYSPVAGSHTGLPPVIEASAALYHLLSHVDSSLYSHLVELGVEPQYFALRWLRVLFGREFSLDNLLIIWDEIFLSDNSEMEKHVEDNADTGFRLFHSSRGRFISAIAVAMLLHIRSSLLATENPTTCLQRLLSFPEDTDIKKLIEKAKSLQTLALSSEISSSTPMLIEYNKGKSVVARSISIPCESGSPKTPNSLLPDNSYWEEKWRVVHSAEELKQDGVEKQVPSQKKRWTEKVKLSLKRTESEPSSSTIKSGKKESKASVNRSLLEDLSKKLGSEGDTEKLGCHEVGQQDDGSDDSNNYDADDRCLSKNISSENSFNSASPPNEFKDLENENISQKSSVGSNLSVDEINEISHSSPIDSPLPISDHPENNLSPAPGRNNDSTGNLATISRDIKLNKFQWLWKFGRNKGELLSEKRGRASEPVKPTNNFNNNQSNTAPSSTAGEHCSSVNFKGDSADQNVMGTLRNIGQSMLEHIQVIESAFQHERGQGASLDNNMSKNVLVGKGQVTAMSALTELRKISNLLSEM, from the exons GTATGCTAGTTTAAGAGGGCAGCTCTTGGTTGATCCCCACATTACAAAGGATGGAAGTAGTTCACCACCCAATCTTGTCATGGACAATCCACTTTCACAAAATCCAA ACAGTACATGGGGTCGCTTTTTTCAAAATGCGGAGCTCGAGAGGATGGTGGATCAGGATTTATCACGTTTATACCCAGAACATGGTTTCTATTTCCAGACAAAAGGGTGTCAAGGCATATTAAGGCGTATTTTATTATTATGGTGTCTTAAACACCCTGAGTGTGGTTATAGACAAG GAATGCACGAGTTACTTGCTCCTTTGTTTTATGTTCTCCAAGATGATGTAGAGCACCATTCGGAAGTTCGAAAACTTCATGAAGATCACTTCACAGACAGATTTGATGGTCTCTTCTGTCAAGAGAATGATATTTCTTACAgctttgattttataaaatctcCAGACTTGTTAAATGATGAAATTGACTCCCATGGAGAAGGAGTGAAAATCAAGAGTCTTGATGAGCTTGATCCTAAGATACAGACGATTGTATTGCTAAGTGATGCTTATGGGGCTGAAGGTGAATTGGGCATTGTTTTATCTGAGAAATTCATCGAGCATGATGCTTACTGTATGTTTGAAGCTTTAATGAATGGGGCTCGCGGATCAGTTGCAATGGCCGACTTTTTCTCTTATTCTCCTGTTGCCGGGTCCCATACTGGTTTGCCACCTGTAATTGAAGCTTCTGCTGCACTGTATCATTTGTTGTCTCATGTGGATTCATCTTTATATAGCCATCTTGTTGAGCTTGGGGTTGAACCACAGTACTTTGCTCTCCGCTGGTTAAGAGTTTTATTTGGACGGGAATTTTCACTTGACAACCTCTTGATCATCTGGGATGAAATCTTTTTATCAGATAATAGTGAAATGGAAAAGCACGTGGAGGACAATGCAGACACTGGTTTTAGGCTCTTTCATTCATCTCGTGGACGATTTATCTCAGCTATTGCTGTGGCAATGTTACTTCATATAAGATCTTCACTACTTGCGACTGAAAATCCTACAACCTGTCTCCAGAGATTATTAAGCTTTCCTGAGGACACAGACATTAAAAAACTAATAGAGAAAGCTAAATCCTTGCAGACTCTTGCATTAAGTTCTGAAATTTCATCCTCGACACCTATGCTTATAGAGTATAACAAGGGTAAATCAGTTGTTGCAAGATCTATTAGCATTCCATGTGAATCAGGTTCACCAAAAACTCCTAACAGTTTGTTACCTGATAATAGCTACTGGGAAGAAAAGTGGAGAGTTGTTCACAGTGCTGAAGAACTTAAACAAGATGGAGTAGAAAAGCAGGTTCCATCTCAGAAAAAGAGATGGACAGAAAAGGTAAAGTTAAGTTTGAAAAGAACAGAATCCGAACCATCTTCCTCAACGATTAAAAGTGGTAAAAAGGAATCTAAGGCGTCTGTTAACCGCAGTTTGTTAGAAGATCTTTCCAAGAAACTCGGGTCAGAAGGAGATACGGAAAAACTCGGCTGTCATGAAGTGGGGCAACAAGATGATGGTTCTGACGACAGCAACAATTACGATGCTGATGATAGATGTCTAAGTAAAAACATCAGCAGTGAGAACTCATTTAACTCAGCTAGTCCTCCTAATGAGTTCAAAGatcttgaaaatgaaaatatctcACAGAAAAGTAGTGTTGGGTCCAATTTATCTGTTGATGAAATTAATGAAATTTCACATAGTAGTCCCATTGATTCGCCTCTCCCAATCTCTGATCATCCTGAGAATAACCTATCTCCTGCGCCAGGGCGCAATAATGATTCCACAGGAAATTTGGCAACAATTTCTAGGGATATAAAACTGAATAAATTCCAGTGGCTTTGGAAGTTTGGCCGTAATAAGGGCGAGTTATTGTCTGAGAAAAGAGGTCGTGCTTCTGAGCCTGTAAAACCGACCAACAATTTTAACAATAATCAAAGTAACACAGCACCCTCTTCTACAGCTGGTGAGCATTGCAGTTCTGTTAATTTTAAAGGCGATTCTGCAGACCAGAATGTGATGGGAACTTTGAGGAATATTGGGCAGTCCATGCTTGAGCACATTCAG GTGATTGAGTCTGCTTTCCAACACGAGCGTGGCCAGGGAGCTTCATTGGATAATAATATGTCTAAAAATGTTCTGGTTGGCAAAGGGCAGGTTACTGCCATGTCAGCTCTCACGGAGCTCCGCAAAATTAGCAACCTTTTGTCTGAGATGTGA
- the LOC123907847 gene encoding putative clathrin assembly protein At5g57200: MGTFQTFRKAYGALKDSTKVGLAKVNSDYKELDIAIIKATSHVEYPPKERHVRKIFYATSAHQPRADVAYCIHTLSKRLSKTRNWIVAIKTLIVIHRILREGDPTFKEDLVTYSRRVRFLQIPNFRDDSSPLAWDCSAWVRNYAQFLEERLECFRILKYDIDLEHLTKSSPNSTKARSKTGMLTSDELLEQLPALQQLLYRLICCQPEGSAFSNYLIQYALALILKESFKIYCALNDGIIKLVEVFFDMARYDAVKAMHIYKRAGQQAENLANFYEYCKGLDLARNFQFPILRQPPPTFIATMEEYIKEAPSSGNAKRLESKKIDQSPKEEPEQKETEKPEVIEEQVEEVKEEEPVEKDQSHQTEEAELPPLISTDGDDDLLGLNEINPKAQELEDSNALALAIVPLGGNNSNNLALTDISGTTGWELALVTTPSNHISQAPDRKMAGGFDKLLLDSLYEDENARRQLQLQNAGYGYGRTAIHNPFDNYHQQDPFAVSNSLAPPSNVQMALMAQQQMMFQQQQQQQMMFQQHNMMMVPYQQQHPHTQYPQQMSVGYSNPFEDPLPVPSYSYNSLHHHQGNYNIM, translated from the exons ATGGGAACGTTCCAAACATTTAGAAAGGCCTACGGAGCGCTTAAAGATTCCACCAAGGTTGGCCTAGCCAAGGTCAATAGCGATTACAAG GAATTGGACATTGCAATTATTAAAGCTACAAGTCACGTAGAATATCCCCCCAAAGAACGTCATGTTCGAA AAATATTCTATGCCACATCTGCACACCAACCACGGGCAGATGTAGCATATTGTATCCACACACTTTCGAAGAGACTTTCCAAGACGCGGAATTGGATA GTTGCCATAAAGACATTGATAGTGATTCATAGGATATTGAGAGAGGGTGATCCTACCTTCAAAGAAGACCTTGTAACCTACTCGCGCAGGGTCCGTTTTCTGCAAATTCCCAATTTCAGAGATGACTCCAGCCCTCTAG CTTGGGATTGTTCTGCATGGGTTCGAAACTATGCACAATTTTTAGAAGAAAGGCTTGAATGTTTTAGAATTCTTAAATATGACATTGATCTCGAGCATTTAACAAAATCATCGCCGAATTCAACAAAG GCACGTAGCAAAACAGGAATGTTGACCAGTGATGAGCTGTTGGAGCAGCTTCCGGCACTGCAGCAACTTCTTTACCGACTTATTTGCTGTCAG CCTGAAGGATCAGCTTTCAGCAATTATCTAATACAGTATGCATTGGCCTTG ATTCTGAAAGAGAGTTTCAAAATATACTGTGCCCTCAATGATGGAATCATAAAACTTGTGGAAGTG TTCTTTGATATGGCAAGATATGACGCGGTAAAGGCTATGCATATTTATAAAAGAGCTGGCCAACAG GCTGAAAATCTTGCTAATTTCTATGAATACTGCAAAGGCTTAGACCTTGCTAGGAATTTTCAATTTCCAATTCTGAGACAG CCACCACCTACTTTTATTGCCACAATGGAAGAATACATTAAAGAAGCACCTTCATCAGGCAATGCTAAGAGACTG GAGAGTAAGAAAATTGATCAATCACCAAAAGAAGAACCAGAACAAAAAGAAACTGAAAAGCCTGAGGTAATTGAGGAGCAAGTTGAAGAAGTCAAGGAGGAAGAACCAGTTGAGAAGGATCAGAGTCATCAGACAGAAGAGGCTGAACTTCCTCCTTTGATATCAACCGACGGTGATGATGATTTGCTG GGTCTAAACGAAATAAATCCGAAAGCTCAAGAACTAGAGGATAGCAATGCTTTGGCACTGGCAATTGTACCACTTGGTG GAAACAATTCGAACAATCTTGCTTTGACTGACATAAGTGGAACTACTGGTTGGGAACTTGCACTCGTGACGACACCAAGCAACCACATAAGCCAAGCACCAGATCGAAAAATG GCTGGTGGATTTGACAAGTTATTGCTAGACAGTTTGTATGAAGATGAAAATGCCAGGAGACAACTTCAACTCCAAAATGCTGGTTATGGATATGGCCGAACAGCTATACATAATCCGTTCGATAATTATCATCAGCAAGATCCATTTGCAGTATCGAACAGCTTAGCGCCTCCATCTAATGTACAAATGGCATTAATGGCTCAACAACAAATGATGTTccaacaacagcaacaacagCAAATGATGTTCCAACAACACAACATGATGATGGTACCTTACCAGCAACAGCATCCACATACTCAGTACCCTCAACAGATGTCAGTGGGTTATTCTAATCCATTTGAAGATCCTTTACCTGTACCTAGCTATTCTTATAATTCACTGCACCATCATCAAGGGAACTACAATATAATGTAG